In the genome of Dromiciops gliroides isolate mDroGli1 chromosome 1, mDroGli1.pri, whole genome shotgun sequence, the window TTATATTAGAGGTCCCAGTGTGCTCTCAGCAAAACACCAATGGGCTTTCTCATATTCCATGGGAAGGTACACCTCAAAAGCCTTCAAACAAAGACCCATATTCTATAATCTCATTATGTTAATTGGGCACTTCATTAAATTGATGAAGTATTCACCTGATTCATCTTCCTTACACGGGCTGCTATTCTATCACATTCTTTTGGTTATTTTTATTAAGTTTCCACAGACAGGATTTGGATACACCCAAATTCATGTAATCACAAATCATGTTATAATGATCTTTCACTGTGCTTCAATGGGTAGcaaatatatagatttttttctttaaaaagcttcagtgacttcctattggcACAAGGACAAAATATGTGCTAACTGGTCTCAGCAGTCCTTTTGCAAATTGCAGGGGCCCagtgttttccccatttttcattttctcctaaggaagaaaaaaaaaaacagaaacggAGAAAGGGAAAACCTAATTAATGTAAAAGTAATCTGTTAGGGTCATGGAAATTTGCAAGCTCCTAAGGGAGTCTTAAaaggatgataaaaaaaaatgtattttgctctccctctcctcccttccatttTCTACTCCTCTCCCACTATGATGAGTGATTCTTACTCTCAGGTGTTCCTGTTTTAGGGGTTGGTAATATACAAGCTGCCTCTATGACCCTGGTAGTCTGGCTGGCAGACACCCTCATCCTGCTGTGGGAAGATATGTGAGATGATGTCAtgggagctgggggagggagagagttaaAGATACAGACTTTCTTTAACTCTCAATTCCATTCAGCCAATGTGCTCTAGCCTATATGTAAGTAATCCTTTGGGGACccaagaagacaaaaaaggagaTCAAAATGTCACTGGGGGTATGTGAACACAAGTCAAATAATTTATGGGTTATTGTTGAAAATATATTCATTCCCTCAGACTAGATCCAACCTAGATGGAAGCAAGAGCCGAATGTCTAGGAGTCATGGGTACTGGCAAGTCTAATCCTAAAAGTTCCATCTTTGCACACAtacagggagagaaagggggagtggggagatTATATGCTTAGGTcttcaatccctcttaattctagtgccttccctctagattacttcctatttatcccattttgtttgtacacagttgtttgtctCTGCCTTTAGAttttgagcttcttgagggtggaAACTatcacctctttttgtatccccagtgcttaacatagggCCTGAcgcatagtaggaacttaataaaggtTGATTTATTGATAAATCCTGATTGAACCTGCATAGAGATGAAAGCCAGATGGGCTTGAGCTTGGAATGCCATCTGGTGGCTTATAGGGAACTTGCAGCCTGAGCTGCTATTGCAGACCCTCGGTGCCAATGTCAGTAGGCACTCCTAGGGGTGGAAGCTCTCCTCCTGCTTTACTCCACCAGATTTGAAACTCCAAACTCCCTgttctggcatttaaagcccttcactatCTGACTTAAAACTACCTTTGCACACATTTCACATCACTCCACTCCAGACACTTCACATTTCAGTCAAATTAATCATTCCCCCAAACTGGCATTGATGTcctgtctctgtatctttcttcATGCTTGGAAGAATGTGCTCCTTCCTCATGTTAAATGAttagaattcttagcttccttcaaggttcaactcacGTGCTACCCTTAATGGGAAGACTTTCCTAATCTCCCCAGCTGTTAATAATCTTTTCCTCTTCAAATGGAAATATTTATGTAGGTTTATGCTTGTCAtctcaactgatcctcacaacccttcgaggtaggggctattatcaaccctattttaaggatgaggaaactgagaatgagaaAGGTTAAAAGCATTGCAcccttgggggcaactaggtgttgaagtggatgtggataaagcatcggccctggattcaggaggacctgagttcaaatgtgacctcagacatttgacacttaactagctgtgtgaccctgggcgagttacttaaccctcattgccctgcccccctaaaaatgagaacacaaagaaaacaaaatctatatgaacatgtatagtcaatcaaaacaactTTCTACATtgaccatattaaaaaaaaattgtctcacTATGCATTCTGAGACCTTCACTTCTCCATCAAATGGTGGGTAgcttgtttcatcattagtcctctggaattctgGTTGATCACATgctgatgtggggcagctaggtggcccagtggataaaatacaggccctggagtcagtaggacctgtcaaatctggcctcagacactggacacttattagctgtgtgaccctgggtaagtcacttaactccaattgcctcaccctcccccccaaaaaaagctctAGGCAAAAAGAGCTGGTCAAAAgacattaagggggcagctaggtggcccagcagataaagcactggccctcgatccagaaagacctgagttcaaatccggcctcagacacttgacacttactagctgtgtgaccctgggcaagccacttaacccccattgccatgcaaaaataaaagatcaCATGCTGATGAGTTCAGCAGACTTATATTccatcatacacacatacacacatatatacatatatacatatcataatttgttcatccactCCCCAGTTCATGAACACCAACCTCAGATTCCATTCTtgaccaccacaaaaagagctataagtatttttatgtATCCTCAGCATTTGCTTTGCTTAGGACTAATTCCTTCCTTAATTTATCCTCCTTCtaattcccccttttcctttctcccttttccagactatttctctattgagtgaaatgtatttctggggcagctagatggcatgatagagcactggctctggagttaggaggacctgagttcaaatcaagcctcagacatttattagttgtatcaccctgaccaagtcacttaaccctgattgcctaaatttaaaaaaaaaatgtatttctaaccctgattgtgtgtgtgtgtgtgtgtgtgtgtgtgtgtgtgtgtgtattctttcttttGGCCAGTTCAGATGAGATTGAGGTTCAAGCATCAGCCATCCCCCCTTTCTTGTTCATGTAGATGCCTACTTGTACACCctcattatgtgagataattttccctaaccttcctttttcttccctcccagtatattcctcttctcctttatttccattcttatgagggttaagtgacttgtccagggtcacacagctagtaagtgtcaattgtctgaggccggatttgagctcaggtcctcctgaatccagggctggtgctttattcactgcaccaccaactgcctttccatttttttaattgtGCTCCCTCTATGAACCCTGATGATAATAGTTTTCAGATATTTGAATGTACATAGTTTATgcttgtttagtcctttatcatCGCTCACTCaactttacctttttatgtttctcttttttttttttttttgcagggcaatgagggttaagtgacttgcccagggtcacacagctagtaagtgtcaagtgtctgaggccggatttgaactcaggtactcctgaatccagggccggtgctttaccactgcgccatctagctgccccttatgtttcTCTTAATCCCTGTGtctgaacttcaaagtttctctgtaactctggtcttttcatcaggaatacttagaagtcctctatttcattaaagatacaTTTCCCCCCCTGTAGcattatattcaattttactgggtaagttattctttgcTGTAAAcccatatcctttgccttctggaatatgatattccatgattTCCACTCCTATATAGAGGTGGCTGCTAAATTGTGTGTGAACttgaattctctttttctggCCAATCACAGTATTCTTTTTTTGACCTAGAAGCTCCAGATtctggctatgatattcctgggagttttcattttgaggtttcgTTCAGGATATGACCAATCaactctttctatttccactttgccctctgattctaagagatcttagttattttctttgtaattgtgATATCTAGGCTAATTTTTTTTGAGGCTCTCCCCAGTGTCCGAAGACCTCCCCATGTGTCTCCCTATACCAAACTGAGCTAGataaatgactcactgtgattttttctggattttcccaTCAGAATAAAGTCTGGTGCATCCAtcttctagatctgtttggaggagtttGTGGACTGGAGCTCAGCCCTACTGCTTCCTATCATTCCGCTATCTTGGAGTCACCacccaaaaatcttttttttttaagtttttacatAGTTTATTTATGCTCTGATGAAAAATCATCTTCATGGATAAACATCCTCCATAGtgccttttattccttctttttgcgAGCACCAACATTTGCCTTTACAGTACCCCtgactttcttcattctgttcttgCATTCCTTTCGCTGCTTTCTTGACgtctttttcttctcatacaAGTCATGCTTTGCAAGTCTGTGctttggttcatttttctttgtataatcaAGGGAATCATAAATCATGCCAAAGCCTATTGTTTTGCCACCACCAAAGTGGGTtctgaatccaaagacaaaaatgacatctgGAGTTGTCTTGTACATCTTGGCCAGTTTTTCTCGAATTTCAGTCTTGGGCACTGTGGCCTTTCCAGGATGAAGAACGTCTATAACCATCTGTTGATGCTGAAGAAGTCTGTTTGTCCTGAACTTCCTGGTTCTGACGGTTACAGTGTCATTCATGGTGGTGGCCAGCTCCTCAAGCAGCAGGAGAGGGGAAAGGCCCAATAATTTCTTAATGGCCAAATCTGATGtctttttctcaattctcattcttcttcttttcttttctcttctttttttttttttgcaggacaatgagggttaagtgatttgctcagggtcacacggctagtaagtgtcaagtgtctaaagctggatttgaactcatgtcctcctgaatccagggctggtgctttatccactataccacctggctgcccctgagtCCATTTCTTTTTATCAGGAGATGGGcttcatgtttcatcatgagtcctctggaattatagtTGGTCATGCTGATCAGAGTTCCAAAATCTTTTCAAGTTGTTTGCCTTTTATATTATTctcactatataaattatttctattgGTTCCACTCACTTTACtgtgcatcatttcatacaaaccTCAGACTTCTTTGAAACTatctccttcattatttctttctttctttttttctttttcttttcttttttttggtgaggcaattggggttaagtgacttgcccagggtcacacggctagtaagtgtgtaaagtggctgaggccatatttgaactcaggtcctcctgaatccagggccagtactctatccactgcgccacctagctgccccatcttcattatttcttatggcacaatagtattctatcacattgtatgccataatttgttcagtcacttcccaatttttaaaaataatattttaggggcagctaggtggcgcagtggataaagcactggatctggattcaggaggacctgagttcaaatttgacctcatacacttgacactcaactgtgtgaccctgggcaagtcacttaaccctcattcccttccccccccaaaaaagataataataacaataatatgtaaatttttacccagttacatgtaaagataattttaatattcattaaaattttttttgagttccaaattttcttcctccctccctgaccaACTCGTGAATAAACACTCAAGGTAACATCACACTTATCTACCCCACAGAAAACACAAAAGGCTCCTAAAATCAcataaacaaatacagaaaacacCTAAAGGATTAACTGCCCTCATCAGGAGGCACTCTGCTCAGGAAATTTCCAATCTCTCACTAGAAGGCTAGGTCTCAGAATTCTTGAACTTGGGGCTCACCTATGGTACTGGAACCCCTAGAAAATTTTGGTGTGTCCTGTGTAGGAAGGGATATTTGAAAATTTTGTCCAGATCCCAAATGGACAGGCTTATGCACTGAGGGAATCGTGAAAGAGTTTCCATCCAGGAAAATTTCTCTTTTAGCCTCTATGTTCAATGGCTGTGGGTGAAGTTATATGACTTTCACGGGCTCCAGCCACAGGGCTTCCATGATCAGACTATTCTTGTGAATGTATAAGTTTCTTGCACCCATAAAGAAAGTCCCAGGTATACTTTGTTGGACACCCATCTGACTTCTTAGCTGTGAAAAGACAAATAggtaaaaagaatgagagaggtcTCTGGTTCTCCTTTATAGGCCAGGGCAAAGGTGCAGCTCCTGGGATAAGAATCTGTCCTCTTGAGTCTTAGCCAGTAAACAAGTGGGGAGTAGCCCCAATCAAAGAATCACACAATTTAAGAGATATAAGGGTCTTCAGTGGCCATCTTGTccaatacataaaatgaaaagaatctatataaaatcatatgcaacataccctttgacccagcaataccacttttgggtctttttcccaaagagatcatggaaaaaggaaaaagacccacatgtacaaaaatacttatagctgctcttttgtggtggcaaggaattggaaattgaagggatgcccatcaaatgaggaatggctgaacaagttgtggtatatgaatgtaatggaatactattctgctgtaagaaacaatgagcaggaggagttcagagaaacctggaaggacttgcatgaactgatgatgagtgagatgagcagaaccaggagaacattatacacagtatcatcaacattatatgttgatcaactgtgatagactagattcttctcgccaatccaatggtacaagaaagttccaaaggactcatgatggaaaaggctctccaaatccagaaaaaaaaaaaaagaattgtagaatatggatgctgattggaccatactatttcttttgtttttggtgctgttgtttttcttttttgaggtttttcctttttgctctgattcttctcttataacatgactaatacagaaatgtgttaaagttatatatacatatatatatatatatatataaaacctatagcaaattacctgctgtctgggggaggggggagggagggaagggagggagaaaaatttgaaattggaaatcttatctaaacaaatgttgaaaactaaaataaataatttttttaaaaaatcatatgcagggacagctaggtggcgcagtggataaagcaccggccctggattcaggagtacctgagttcaaatccggcctcagacacttgacacttaactagctgtgtgaccctgggcaagtcacttaacccccattgccccgcaaaaaaaaaaaaccaaaacaaaaccatatgcaacaagtggtcatccagcctctgtgtAAGACTACCAAGTAGGAGGATACCATTAGTTCTAAAGGCAACCCAATCCACTTTTGGATAACTAATTTTTAGGAATCCCCCCCACCAATGATATTGTAAATTTGCCCTTGataatttccacccattgttctGGTTCTATCCCCTagggccaaatagaacaaatctaattcctccTTCACATAACGGCCTTTCAAATAACTGGACACAGGTAATATGTGCCacttgaatcttctcttctccaacctTCGAATGACCAGTTTCTTCCAATAAGCCTCATATGTTTTGGTCTCAAGGCTTTTCATCCTCCTAGTTGTCTTCTGCTGGACACTCTCCACCTTAACactgtccttcttaaactgtggtgcccaATACTGAACACACTCCAGATGAGGCCTGCTGAGACCAGAATACAACAAAACTATCaactccttattcctggaaatgATTCCTCTTAGAACAATTGACTGGAACtagacccctccccccaaccaaaGGACTCCTAGAAGGGCCAGAATTAGTCCTGGGTTAACTTTGGCTGCAGATAGAAAAGCCAGGCTCTTTTTAATTATCTGTGAccaaggggaaaggacccacaagtacaaaaatatttatagctgttctttttgtggtgacaaggaattggaaattgaggggctgcccatcaattggggaatggctgaacaagttgtggtatataaatgtaatggaattctattgtgctataagaaacgatgagcaagaggagttcagagaaacctggaaggacttgcatgaactgataatgagtgagatgagcagaaccaggagaacattgtacccagtatcatcaacattatgtgttgatcaactgtgatagacttgattcttctcaccaatataacggtacaagaaagttccaaaggactcatgatggaaaaagctctccaaatccagaaaataaagaactgtggaatatggatgctgattgaaccatactatttcttttgtttttggtgctgttgtttttcttttttgaggtttttccttttttctctgattcttctcttataacatgactaatgcagaaatatgtttaatgttattgtacatatataacctatatcagattgctgctgaattggggaggggggagggagggagaaaaatttgaaattggaaatcttataaaaacaaatgttgaggggcagctagatggcgcagtggataaagcaccggccctggattcaggagtacctgagttcaaatccggcctcagacactttacacttactagctgtgtgaccctgggcaagtcacttaaccctcattgccccccacaaaaaaaaaaacaaaaaacaaaaaacaaatgttgaaaactatctctacatgtaactggaaaataataaaatacttttattttttaaaaattatctgtaACCACTGAAGCCCTAAGGAAGATCCCTTTTACTTTTGGTATTGCTCATATCTAGgatgtccccccaaaaaaaatagaaaggtactCCATCAAATATATGACAGCTATTTATCTACCCTGTCCCCTGCCCATACACATGCAAAAGAAAtgcttacaggggcagctagatggtgcagtggatagagcaccggccctggaatcaggagtacctgagttcaaatccggcctcagacacttaacacttactagctgtgtgaccctgggcaagtcacttaaccccaattgccttactaaaaaaaaaatcttaaactcaataaaatttattaaaaaaaaaatgcttacatCAGAAAAAAATCTGGCAAGTGCCTATTGAGAAAGACTTAAAGCATGATACAATAACCCATAACTACTATTAGGCTCTCCTGGGAAGTTGATACTTAAGCCATTAAAATATGAAGCAATTAATGTGCTGAACATTTCACCTTCATTTTGAATCTGCACTGTTGGAATAACTTCCTGAAGGTCAATGTCTTCTGGCAAGCCAGGCAGGGTTTGGCATCCCCAGGAGTCATTTTTTTCTAAGTAGTAGCTGTAAATGGCACTTCCCACAGTGAAATTGGCACCACCCGAAGGACCCAGTGTCTCCTGACCTCTCAAACTCACAAAGCTCATCACCAAGGTTGGAAATATCCATCTCAATTATCACCATTTGGTCACCTATGCTCTGGTAAAATAACAATCAGATGAGTCAGTCATGGACCCAAGACTCAAATTTAAGCTTGCCAAGATAACACATGTGTCCTGTTCCATATGGGAGCAGCTGCCAAGCTACCAGAAAATTTTCCAAGTGAATTCCACAAGACattccagagaagggaagggaataagcacttatatagcatATTTATATAAGCTTTTATATCCTATGTGCCAAataactatgctaagcactttacaaatatcttattccAGAGAGAGGATGGAAAATATTGAGAACAGAAGTTCTATCTCCTTTTAAAATCTCCATAGTTGACAATTCTTCCTGGCTCAATGGTCTATAAAGAGATTGCTTCATCATCTCAAAGTACAAAGTTCTTCATAATAGGTCACAGCTCATATGGCTAACTGAAAGTGGACTATTGGCTAAGAATCGGAAATCAAAggaacgcccatcaattggggaatggctaaacaagctgtggtatatgattgtgatggaatattattgtgctataagaaataacaaacaggatgatttcagaaaggcctgaaaagatttatatgaacttatgtatagtaagtgagcagaaccaggagaacattgtacacagtgtcagcgatattgtttgttttttgtttttgtttttgttttttggtgaggcaattggggttaagtgacttgcctatggtcacacagctagtaagtgttaagtgtctgaggtcggatttgaactcaggtcctcctgactccagggccggtgagcaatattgtttgataaagaaccgTGAATGACAcaactattcccagcaatacaatgatccaagacaatcccaaaagactaatgataaagcatactatccacctccaaagaaagaactgatattgattgaacacagaatgaagcatgctactttttactctttcatttttaaatattattcaagttttcttatacaaaatgactaatatgttaatgttttacataattgcacacatataatctatatctgattgattgctttccacctcagggagggagggaagaaaggatagaatt includes:
- the LOC122736162 gene encoding 40S ribosomal protein S24-like, with translation MNDTVTVRTRKFRTNRLLQHQQMVIDVLHPGKATVPKTEIREKLAKMYKTTPDVIFVFGFRTHFGGGKTIGFGMIYDSLDYTKKNEPKHRLAKHDLYEKKKTSRKQRKECKNRMKKVRGTVKANVGARKKKE